The following is a genomic window from Paenibacillus sp. FSL R5-0766.
TCAACATGCCAAGTACACTGCTTATAAAATTCAAGTTGACGTGGTGAATGCGGCCATTGATGCCATCTTGGATAAAGAGGCTCGGGATATCATTACACACCAGTACATTAAATCGACCCGCCGCAAACATACAGTTGCACTCTTTCAGGGGCGCGGCATGAGTGAAAGAACGGTAGATAGACGGATCAACAAGGGGCTACTAAGCATATCCAACACACTCAAGGATTGTGGAATGCTTTGGCCCTCCGAAAAGTGACGGTAAATTGACGGTATGTTGGCAATCGAATGACGGTGAAACAGCAATACACTAGGCACATAGAGAGGTTAACCCCTCTCCGGTGTGCCTAGTGCCCGTTATCGCGCTTGGACTCGGCTGTGCTGTGGGACTATTTGTCCTTAGACGTGGATCGTCAAGGGTGCAGTTTGTGGGGAAAGGAGATAAGAGTTCTCCCTTTTTTCTTTGAAAGAAGGATTTATACTTTTTTTGTCGAAATGCACCTCTTGATATCTAGTACAGAAAGAGGTTAATATATGCGACAGGAATTTTCCGGATATTACTCACCGACAGAGAGAGAGTTTGAAGAATTATGGACTGAGTGTACGTTTGTTTTTGATGCCAACATGCTTATTAATCTATATAGATTTCCAAAAGATTCAAGAGAAGCGATGTTCAAAATAATGGAAAATGTCAAAGAAAGAATTTGGATACCACACCAAGTTGCTCTTGAGTATCATAAACATTTGCACGAAGAGATTTATAATCAAAAGAAAGCATACACTAAGTTCAAAGAACAATGTAACGAATCTGTTAGTAAACTAATTGATGAATTGGCAGGTTTAAGGCATTCAAATCTAGAGTCTGAAGGCATTGAAGGAATACTGAACCAATGTCTAATAGATATAGAGGAGGAACTGTCAAAACAGCATGAGTCTCAACCAGACCTGTTAGAAATTCAAAATAAAGTAACTCATTTAATTGGAAATAATGTAGGAGTTCCGTTTACTCCTGATAGATTAAAAGAGCTTTATGAAATTGGAAGCGTTCGATATCAAGCGAAAATTCCTCCTGGATATAAGGATTTGAAAGAAAAGGAAGGTGAGACAACTCTTCATAACGGCGTCACTTACAAAGATGAGTATGGAGATCTTGTTTATTGGCAACAAATTCTGGACAAAGCACGTGATGAAGACTCCATAAAATCAGTTATACTGGTAACCGATGACAGCAAAGAGGACTGGGTTTATAAGGTTAAGGGAGAAAAAAAGGGCCCGCATCCTGAACTAGTCCATGAATTTAAAAAGGAATGTAAAGGCAAACAATTCTATCTTTATAACTCTGAAAGATTTTTAGAGTATGCAAAGAAAAGGTTGAAGTTGGACGATTCATATTTAGATAATGATAAAGTTACCGGGGCCATAAAAGGCATTAAAGAATTAAAGAAACACGATGATGAAGTTAAACTTTCAAACCAAAGAAATAATGCTAAATCCATAGACGTAAAAATATTAGATAATTCGGTGTTAGAGGCAATCCATATTAATGAGGATTTTCCAGAAATCGATCCTAAATTTAAACTGAGTTTTATGGTGAGTCTAGAAGATGGCATAGATGATGAAGAATATTCCAATTTCAGGAATTCTCTGAAGAGATTTATGAAAATTATTTATGGCAATGATATTAAGATTTATTATAAGTTCAATATGGATTTGGGAGGAACACACTACTACAGCCTGGATCTTGAAGGTACAAAGAAGTTTCCAGATTCAATGATTCAAGTGCTGAATGATTTAGCCCAATCTGCATTTCCTTTTAAAGACGCGAGTATTGTAATTACCGAGTGACAAAATTGTCGCTCTTTTTTTATGTATTGAGTTCACCAGTCTATATAGATATGAATAACTCATTGGAAATATTTCATAGTAAATATCTAGATGCTTATGTATAATCCTCCTAGCAAACATATAAAAGGAGAGTCATACATATGAAAAAAAAGATTAATGAATTTTACAACAAATTTATCGTAGAAGACTTGGAAAAGGGTGACTCAAGTAAGGACGAGAACAAGAAGAAACCTTTTATTGTTTGGAAACTCCGATCAATTTTTCTAGCCTTTTTTATAATATGGGCTTTGTCGGGCGTGTTGATTTATCCATTTTTTGATGAATGGAGTGATAGGGGAACTTTTGGAGATACATTCGGAGCGGTCAATGCGTTGTTTTCTGCATTCGCTTTCGGAGGATTGGTTTATACTCTTTATGTACAAAGATATGAGTTATCTTTGCAAAGAAAAGAGTTGGAGATGCAAAGAAAAGAGGTGACTCGAAACGGGGATCAGTTAGAAGGACAGAAGAATATTATGCTAGAACAGAGCTTTGAGAATACATTTTTCAAGTTGATAGATCTACACTATACAATAATTCAAACTCTAACCTCTCATTCAGGAAGTGGGAGGGCTGCTATTCATGGTAAATATGTAGCAATGATGTCTGCGATAATTAATGTCGAAACCAAAGAACAATTAATTTCTAGAGTAAATAAAGTTATAAACGATCCTATGTTTAGCATAGCTCATTATTTAAATAATATAGTTTGCATGTTAAACCTGATTAAAAAGCACTCTCGAAATCTTAATCTTAAAACTAAGGATTCGGAGCATACTCTAATTCTTTTTTCTCAATTCTCAAAAGAGGAGCAAACAATACTGTTCTATTATTTCGGTTGCTCAGAAGATGAGAGCGTGAGGGCAATGCTGCCTGAATTTATAAATGTGCAAGATTTGGATCATGATACACCTCAGCACCATGATTGGCTATATAATTCAGGGGAAAATGATTAAATGGATATTATTCAGGCGGCTTAGGCCGTCTTTTTCTTTTCAATTTACTCAGTATGGAGGTAATGAGATGTGTACATGTAAGATTCTCAAACGCATTGACGATGCCAATTAAACTCAAACGTCCATGCAACCATCCTGGTTGCCCTGAGCTGTCTGGCGAATCGTACTGCCTGACACACAAGTCTGTTGAGAGGGCCATTCGCAGGCACACTTGCAGATCGCCTGAACCGAAAATGGCTGATGATTGTAGCCGATGGTGCACGGATCATCATCGTGGGTGCGTTAATTTTTGCTGACCAGATCTGGCATGTCTACATACTGCTTGTCCTCAAATCCCTGTTTGATGTAATCTTCTCTCCGGCCAAAAACGGAAAGCTGAAGGAAATCGTACCTCGCGAACAACTTGCGCAAGCTGTATCCATCAGCTCGATCATTGAACAGATGTCCAAAATTATTGGTCCGGCGCTTGGCGGACTTTTGGTAGCCGCCTTTGGAATTACCTGGTGTTTTGTTATCGATTCAGCGTCCTTTCTGATCTCCGGCATCATTTTATTGTGGATTCCTGGAACTCGGGTGATCCAATCTGCAATTCATAACGTAACAGAAGTAGAGGAAGAGACAGCTGGGGGTGTTCGCAACCGCTCAAAAGGCTCTTTTTGGAAAGAAACACAGGAGGGCATTCGCATGCTCGCATCTCTCCCTCATGTAGGAACGTCTCTGATTTTGCTTGCTTCAGCCATACTTTTTCTGCAATTTGCCGATTCACAGACTGTAGTGTTATTCAGACAACTTCCCGGAATTTCAAGTGATCTGCTGGGGTGGTGCGTGGCGGCCAGTGCTGTAGGTACATTAATTGCAGCGATGAGTGTACGGAAGTGGAAGCATGCAGGGCATGTTTTGAAAATGGGTCTGGGTACCATACTCATGGGTCTGGTTATCGGCGGAGCCGGAGTTATTGTTGGAATTTGGCCGCACGCCGGGCTAGGTGCCAATCTGTTGTTAGTATCCCTCTTTGCCCTGGCAGGTGTCGGAATTGGGTTTGCAATTGTCCCCTTTCAGATCCTGTTACAGGAACAAACACCTGAGGCGATGACAGGCAGGGTATTTGGAACGGTAGGCAGCGTGATGACAGCCAGTAATATTATGGGCCCGGTGGTAGGCGGATTTATGGTCACCTCATTTGGTGTAGTGCCGGCTTTTGTCTGTTCAGGCATTTTGCTGACCCTGCTTGGTTTGATTTATTTGATGAAACGCAATGGGGAAAAAGCCGATCTGAATGGTTCCATTGCAGCCAAAACAATGATTGCAGGCGACTAAAAACAGGCCGGATCTGCTCAGGTTAGAACAGTTGAAATGAAGGTTTGAATTTACTTCAAATTTTAGTTTTTGATTAAAAAGCGTTTGAGTAAACGCCTTCACGTTTAATGAGGAACAGGCAGAAATCCCTGTATTCTAATTATTCCTAGGGGAAAACTCATATGCCTTGTCCCACCAACGCATTAGCGGAAAGGGGGTGAAGCAATTTGAATGTAAAGTTACCAAAATCGATTGTGCGTCTTGGAAGCATACCACTGGTTATACTCGCCGGGACTTTGATGCTGGGTTTTGGAACGTCACATGTGTATGCGGATGATGCTAAGGTATCTGCGGATAAACCGTCCAGCGGATTGTCGCTAAATTTGTTTTCACGTGATTCGGATGGCGGGTTGAATCTGACTCCGTCGGTATCGGTATCCACACCACTACTGGATGTTGAAGTTCCGTCGATCAAAGCGAATGAATCCACAGGTAAGCTGAGTGTATCTGAGCTGAAAGTAGATACACCGCTTGGATCGGCCGGAACATCAGAGATTGGGATTGATGCGAAGAAGGGAACCGTCGAACTGCCGTCTGTACAGGCGGATACACCGGTGATCAGAGCCGATGTATCAAGCAGTCAGGTGAACCTCAACGAAGGTACAGCTTCCTTGCCTGGCGTTACCGCAGAGGTACCCGATGTAATCAAGGCAGAGACGTCTGCTGTGAAAACAGACCTTCGGCAGGGCAAGGTTGAATTGCCTTCCGTGAAGGTGGATGTACCTGAAGTTACTTCCGTCAATATTTCTTCATCCCAAGTGGATCTGAGTAAGGGAAATGTCCAGCTTCCTTCTGTGAGAGCAGAAGTTCCAGTTGTAGACGTATCCGCTGAACTCAATCCTGATCAGGAAAAGGTGGAGATTCCAAGTGTGAAGCCGGAACGGTCTGTAGTCACTCCGGAAAAGCCGATGCTCTTCAAAACACCCGATGTTGAAACTTCCAATACGAGTGTACTCACAGATCCTGTTTCACCACAGAACAACGAGGAAGGACAGGACGCAATACAGGTTACGGGCAAAGTGGTGGAGGTCACCCCGGAACCAGTAGTACGTCCAGAACAACCTGTTGTCCCGCAGGCATTGCCTATGGAAGGAACCGATCTGACGCAGGATTCTGATGTTAATGCAGGTTTGCCAGATAACGAGTTATTCCTCGTAGATCAGACATCTGCTGAACCAGCTGTCACTGAACAAGTGCAGATTAACCAGGGAGTCAATCTGAAACAAGATGATGCCGATGCAACATCTCCATTACAACCTCGCACAGAACGACCAACCAGTTGGTCTGTTGCAGCAACTTCTCCCGGAGCAGCTAATGCTTCCGCAGGGACAAGCTCCGGTTCGTCCGGTGTAACTGGAGGTGGAGCAACCGCTCCAGCCGCTGCGCTTCCGGGAGCAACAACAGGTCTGGTTACACCAGATTACGATTTTGCTTTCCGAATGGAACGGTTGGATGGGTTCAGTCAATGGTCACAGGCACCGCCTGGGCGGCCGCCGCAATATACCTCTTTCTCTTAGACAACAATGGCGTTAATTCAACCAAAATTGAGAAGGAGTGTATATCATCATGAAAAAAGTGAATCGTTGGGTAAAATTGTCGGTATTGTCGGGTACGTTGGTAGCTGGATTGCTGGGAGCTTCGCAGGCAACTTACGCAGATAGCTATAGCAATAACAGCAGTGGCAATCTGGATCTAAATGCAGGTTTGCGCCTGGAGCTGGGATCTCTTCTGTCAGGACACCGTGACACAGGTTACGGTAACCATGGTAGCTACGGAGGTTCATCCAGTGCAAGCGGAGCATTAAATCTGGATCTTGGCCTTAATGCCGGCTTATCTTCCGAGAGTATGAACCGTTACAATGATCGTTCTTCCGACCACACAGTTGAGCGTAGTAGTTCTGGCAAGCTGGGCCTTGGCCTGAATGCCAATGTGTCGGGAGAAGGTACAACGATGAGCGACTATTCAAGAGGCGGCGATGATCGGAACGTGAACAGTAGCTACGCGAGCGAAAGCCGCGGCGCACTGGATCTGGGTCTGAACGCGAAAGCCGAAGGAGAGAGTGCAACAATGGCTCAATCCGAACGCACTAACAGCGTGAAAGACAGCGAGCGTACTGTGAACAGCAACTACGCAAACGAAAGCCGTGGAGCACTGGATCTGGGTCTGAACGCCAAAGCCGAAGGAGAGAGTGCAACGATGGCTCAATCCGAACGCAACAACAGCGTGAAAGACGGTGAACGTAACACGAGCAGTAGCTACGCGAGCGAAAGCCGCGGAGCACTGGATCTCGGTCTGAACGCGAAAGCGGAGGGAGAGAGTGCAACATGGACTCAATCTGAACGCAATAACAGCGTGAATGATCGTGAGCGTAACGTGAACAGCAGCTGCGCGAGCGAAAGCCGCGGCGCACTGGATCTGGGTCTGAACGTGAATGCAGAAGGAGAGAGTGCAACAATGGCTCAATCTGAACGCAACAACAGCGTGAAAGACGGAAAGCGTACCGTGAACAGCAGCTACGCGAGTGAAAGCCACGGCGCACTGGATCTGGGTCTGAACGCGAAAGCGGAAGGGGAGAGTGCAACGATGGCTCAATCCGAACGCAATGACAGCGTGAAAGACGGTGAACGTAACACGAGCAGTAGCTACGCGAGTGAAAGCCACGGCGCACTGGATCTGGGTCTGAACGCGAAAGCAGAAGGAGAGAGTGCAACGATGGCTCAATCCGAACGCAACAATAGCGTGAATGACCGTGAGCGTAATGTGGACAGCAACTACGCAAACGAAAGCCGTGGCGCACTGGATCTGGATCTGAA
Proteins encoded in this region:
- a CDS encoding PIN domain-containing protein; this translates as MRQEFSGYYSPTEREFEELWTECTFVFDANMLINLYRFPKDSREAMFKIMENVKERIWIPHQVALEYHKHLHEEIYNQKKAYTKFKEQCNESVSKLIDELAGLRHSNLESEGIEGILNQCLIDIEEELSKQHESQPDLLEIQNKVTHLIGNNVGVPFTPDRLKELYEIGSVRYQAKIPPGYKDLKEKEGETTLHNGVTYKDEYGDLVYWQQILDKARDEDSIKSVILVTDDSKEDWVYKVKGEKKGPHPELVHEFKKECKGKQFYLYNSERFLEYAKKRLKLDDSYLDNDKVTGAIKGIKELKKHDDEVKLSNQRNNAKSIDVKILDNSVLEAIHINEDFPEIDPKFKLSFMVSLEDGIDDEEYSNFRNSLKRFMKIIYGNDIKIYYKFNMDLGGTHYYSLDLEGTKKFPDSMIQVLNDLAQSAFPFKDASIVITE
- a CDS encoding MFS transporter, with translation MRGPFAGTLADRLNRKWLMIVADGARIIIVGALIFADQIWHVYILLVLKSLFDVIFSPAKNGKLKEIVPREQLAQAVSISSIIEQMSKIIGPALGGLLVAAFGITWCFVIDSASFLISGIILLWIPGTRVIQSAIHNVTEVEEETAGGVRNRSKGSFWKETQEGIRMLASLPHVGTSLILLASAILFLQFADSQTVVLFRQLPGISSDLLGWCVAASAVGTLIAAMSVRKWKHAGHVLKMGLGTILMGLVIGGAGVIVGIWPHAGLGANLLLVSLFALAGVGIGFAIVPFQILLQEQTPEAMTGRVFGTVGSVMTASNIMGPVVGGFMVTSFGVVPAFVCSGILLTLLGLIYLMKRNGEKADLNGSIAAKTMIAGD